From the Osmerus eperlanus chromosome 19, fOsmEpe2.1, whole genome shotgun sequence genome, one window contains:
- the mrps12 gene encoding 28S ribosomal protein S12, mitochondrial-like has protein sequence MASLAGSLRPMLSSLLQVSHSLSSWTGPVLSRTMATLNQMHRRGKPAPPLPRVSAMFGRPQMKAVILKTLIRKPKKPNSANRKCARVRLSNGKEAVVFIPGEGHNLQEHNVVLVQGGRTQDLPGVKLTVIRGKYDCAHVVKKKQ, from the exons ATGGCTTCACTGGCAGGGAGTTTGAGACCAATGCTGTCATCATTATTACAAG TGTCGCATTCTCTCTCATCATGGACTGGACCAGTCCTCTCCAGAACCATGGCAACCCTTAATCAGATGCATCGCCGGGGGAaaccagcccctcccctccctcgcgTGAGCGCTATGTTTGGACGACCTCAGATGAAGGCCGTGATTCTGAAGACGCTCATCCGGAAACCTAAGAAGCCAAATTCCGCCAACCGCAAATGTGCCAGGGTTCGTCTGTCCAACGGGAAGGAGGCAGTTGTTTTTATTCCTGGGGAGGGACACAACCTCCAGGAGCACAATGTTGTGCTGGTTCAAGGGGGGAGGACACAGGATCTTCCAGGAGTGAAACTTACTGTAATCAGAGGCAAATATGACTGTGCTCATGTTGTGAAGAAGAAGCAATAG